A single Desulfovibrio gilichinskyi DNA region contains:
- the tilS gene encoding tRNA lysidine(34) synthetase TilS, translating into MIKLPVSIQELDSVHARLCLDIEKFGNLKSNTNFASKKLLVAVSGGIDSTALLIISTLLTRKCGGRVFCAHVDHNLRDESHKDREFVENLCLDIDVPCACKSENVSDYASKNSMGLEEAGRILRYDFFNQCMKKFDTSFLLLAHHLGDLGEDVIMRLIRGAGWPALGGMDAYDPDRKLLRPLLTTEKQQLKDLLESIDCTWREDKSNSSNAWTRNRVRNRIIPLLMEENPNFGTTVSRLKNQADQDMDYWNHEISKCLNKLERSESGEILAPSSLLNKSHSAVRCRLFKKIIEMLGKGHALADTINLLENAYSARKTGSVFQFPAGKTATITKQGILFKILKRY; encoded by the coding sequence ATGATAAAACTACCTGTATCAATTCAAGAACTTGATTCTGTGCATGCAAGATTATGCCTTGATATTGAAAAGTTTGGTAATCTGAAATCAAACACAAACTTTGCATCAAAAAAACTGCTTGTAGCTGTTTCAGGCGGAATAGACTCTACAGCTCTTCTGATCATCTCAACCCTGCTAACCCGAAAATGCGGTGGCAGGGTTTTTTGCGCGCATGTGGATCATAATCTTCGGGATGAATCTCATAAGGATAGAGAGTTTGTCGAAAATTTATGCTTAGATATCGACGTTCCATGCGCATGTAAGTCTGAAAATGTAAGTGACTATGCCAGCAAAAATTCAATGGGACTTGAGGAAGCCGGCAGAATTCTGCGGTACGATTTCTTCAACCAATGCATGAAGAAATTTGATACATCATTCCTACTACTCGCACATCACCTCGGGGATCTTGGTGAAGACGTGATAATGCGTCTTATCCGCGGTGCAGGCTGGCCTGCGCTCGGCGGGATGGATGCCTATGATCCTGATCGAAAACTCCTTCGACCTCTGCTTACAACTGAGAAACAGCAACTTAAAGATCTGCTGGAAAGCATTGACTGCACGTGGCGGGAAGATAAAAGCAATTCTTCAAACGCATGGACCAGAAACCGCGTCCGTAACCGGATTATTCCGTTACTGATGGAAGAAAATCCTAATTTCGGAACCACTGTTTCACGTCTGAAAAATCAGGCTGATCAAGATATGGATTACTGGAACCATGAAATATCGAAGTGCTTAAATAAACTGGAAAGATCTGAATCCGGCGAAATATTAGCTCCCAGTTCGTTGCTCAATAAAAGCCACTCTGCCGTAAGATGTCGACTTTTTAAGAAAATTATTGAAATGCTCGGCAAAGGACATGCCCTCGCCGATACCATAAATCTTCTTGAGAATGCATACTCCGCTCGAAAAACAGGATCCGTCTTCCAATTCCCCGCTGGGAAAACTGCTACCATAACAAAACAAGGTATACTGTTCAAAATTCTTAAGAGATATTGA
- a CDS encoding glycosyltransferase family 9 protein has product MKRALVVQLTRFGDLVQTKRLILTLTRRGFEVHLCVDRSLKDLAEIIYPDCVVHALIAHGTGVNDNGISSTFTVNYKIFQVLENINFDQIYNLNFSSMNYALSSLFDSKKVVGHKMINGQTVKDPWFDLAFRFATERRSNINIVDYWAALSPEMIPASDVNPVAIPGNGGIGVVMAGRESRRSLPFDVFAPLILAARSANKNKKIFLLGGSSEKKAGEKLLSKLPPSIIKDTVNLIGKTDWKELVESVSNLDLLMTPDTGTMHLAAHLGTPVLGFFLSSAWCSETGPYGKGHTVIQADFDCSPCVESQPCYNDLKCLGPFNNSNLARFIVTRKAEHLPHGLSVFESECDFLGTNYVLKAGQDIGSKRRDRIRQFIGCHLGILDLGEHGPFPELAEKFYKEKDWVTGSRLVC; this is encoded by the coding sequence ATGAAACGAGCACTCGTTGTACAACTTACAAGGTTTGGTGACCTTGTCCAGACCAAGCGGCTTATCCTTACACTAACGCGTCGTGGATTTGAAGTTCATCTCTGTGTCGACCGTTCGCTTAAAGATCTGGCTGAAATCATTTATCCTGATTGTGTCGTCCATGCTCTGATTGCGCACGGTACCGGGGTTAATGATAATGGTATATCCTCGACTTTTACAGTTAACTACAAAATTTTTCAGGTTCTTGAAAATATTAATTTTGATCAGATTTACAATTTAAATTTTTCATCGATGAACTACGCGCTGTCTTCGCTTTTTGATTCTAAAAAAGTAGTGGGACATAAAATGATTAATGGACAGACTGTTAAGGATCCTTGGTTTGACCTGGCATTTCGCTTTGCAACGGAAAGACGTAGTAACATAAATATCGTAGATTACTGGGCTGCACTAAGTCCTGAAATGATTCCGGCTTCAGATGTTAACCCGGTTGCTATTCCCGGAAACGGCGGAATAGGGGTAGTAATGGCTGGACGTGAATCACGTCGCTCACTTCCGTTTGATGTTTTTGCTCCGCTGATTTTAGCTGCAAGGTCGGCTAATAAAAATAAAAAGATATTTTTACTAGGTGGTTCCTCAGAAAAAAAAGCCGGCGAAAAACTTCTTAGTAAACTCCCTCCATCTATAATTAAAGATACCGTTAATCTTATAGGTAAAACAGATTGGAAAGAACTTGTAGAATCTGTTTCAAATCTTGATTTGTTAATGACACCGGATACCGGAACCATGCACTTGGCAGCACATTTAGGAACCCCGGTTTTAGGTTTCTTCCTTTCCTCTGCATGGTGCAGTGAAACTGGACCTTATGGAAAAGGGCATACCGTAATTCAGGCTGATTTTGATTGCTCTCCGTGTGTTGAATCTCAGCCTTGCTATAATGATTTAAAATGTCTTGGGCCATTTAATAACTCAAACTTGGCGAGATTTATTGTTACACGTAAAGCAGAGCATTTACCGCACGGGTTGTCTGTTTTTGAATCTGAGTGTGATTTTTTAGGAACTAATTACGTTTTAAAAGCAGGGCAAGACATCGGTTCCAAACGTCGTGATAGAATACGGCAGTTTATTGGTTGTCATCTTGGTATACTTGATCTCGGTGAACATGGACCTTTTCCTGAACTGGCGGAAAAGTTTTATAAAGAAAAAGACTGGGTAACAGGATCGAGGTTAGTATGTTGA
- a CDS encoding cytochrome C assembly family protein: MTLFEFFQYLIIALYLMGMIFFIGGTLKNNKIMGKLGNLCAIGGFALHSVDLLLAVTLYKFTVFTDGFFYLSLLGWSFILVYFALWWKVRNTFFALTASPLALLLFIASLATQSLKVQQLPAHLVGLFIGLHIGTIFLSIALMAMAAGAGVAFLYLNNKIKTKANLSNLGKEMPSLNTFDRVNHWSIMVGFPLYTLGLAAGFLWASKTFNKTFSWDPKEVVTIVVWFLFAILFHQRLVAGWRGRKPAILVIIVFLITMISLWGINFFVPTHHSFKV, translated from the coding sequence ATGACTTTATTTGAGTTTTTCCAATATTTAATCATCGCCTTATATTTGATGGGAATGATCTTCTTTATCGGAGGTACCCTGAAGAATAATAAGATCATGGGAAAGCTGGGCAACCTCTGCGCTATCGGAGGTTTTGCACTGCATTCGGTCGACCTGCTGCTTGCAGTGACACTTTATAAATTTACTGTTTTTACAGACGGTTTCTTTTATTTAAGCCTGCTTGGGTGGAGTTTCATTCTTGTCTACTTTGCCCTGTGGTGGAAAGTCAGAAATACTTTTTTTGCCTTAACGGCCTCTCCGCTGGCTCTTTTGCTTTTTATCGCTTCCCTTGCGACGCAAAGTTTAAAAGTTCAGCAGCTACCGGCTCACCTTGTAGGCCTCTTTATCGGTCTCCATATCGGAACCATCTTTTTGAGTATTGCTTTGATGGCAATGGCTGCAGGAGCAGGTGTTGCCTTCCTTTACTTAAATAATAAAATTAAAACGAAAGCGAATCTTTCCAATTTAGGTAAAGAAATGCCTTCTCTTAATACCTTTGACAGAGTAAATCACTGGTCCATCATGGTAGGATTTCCTCTTTATACACTGGGACTTGCCGCAGGATTCCTCTGGGCCAGCAAAACCTTCAATAAGACTTTTTCGTGGGACCCGAAGGAAGTAGTAACGATAGTGGTCTGGTTTTTATTTGCAATTCTCTTTCATCAGCGTTTAGTCGCTGGTTGGAGAGGTCGAAAACCGGCAATTCTGGTGATAATAGTTTTCCTCATCACCATGATCTCATTGTGGGGCATCAACTTTTTTGTACCTACTCACCATAGCTTTAAAGTCTAA
- a CDS encoding adenylate kinase produces MNILIFGPNGSGKGTQGALAKKKFNLDHIESGAIFRKHIGGGTELGMKAKAFIEKGELVPDDITIPMVLDVLQSSDENGWLLDGFPRSIVQAQKLWEALEKDGVKLDYVIEILLPREVAKNRIMGRRLCANDPNHPNNKFIDAIKPDGDKCRVCGGALTERADDQDADAINKRHDIYYDEKTGTIAAAYFYKDLAPKAGFKYIELNGEGSIDSIKETLMAQLV; encoded by the coding sequence ATGAATATTCTTATTTTTGGACCTAACGGTAGTGGTAAAGGAACTCAGGGTGCGCTTGCTAAAAAGAAATTTAACCTTGATCATATCGAATCCGGAGCTATCTTCCGTAAACATATCGGTGGCGGAACTGAACTTGGAATGAAAGCTAAGGCATTCATTGAAAAGGGTGAGCTCGTACCTGATGATATCACTATTCCTATGGTTCTTGACGTTCTTCAGTCTTCTGATGAAAACGGCTGGTTGCTTGACGGCTTCCCCCGTTCTATCGTGCAGGCTCAGAAACTTTGGGAAGCTCTGGAAAAAGACGGCGTAAAACTTGATTACGTTATCGAAATTCTTCTTCCTCGTGAAGTTGCTAAAAACCGCATCATGGGTCGCCGCCTTTGTGCAAATGATCCTAACCATCCTAACAACAAATTCATCGACGCTATCAAACCTGATGGAGACAAATGTCGCGTATGCGGCGGTGCTCTTACCGAACGCGCTGATGACCAGGATGCTGATGCTATCAACAAACGTCATGACATCTACTATGATGAAAAGACCGGAACTATTGCAGCTGCATACTTCTATAAAGACCTCGCACCTAAAGCCGGCTTCAAATATATTGAACTCAACGGCGAAGGTTCTATTGATTCTATTAAAGAAACTCTTATGGCTCAACTCGTATAA
- a CDS encoding precorrin-2 dehydrogenase/sirohydrochlorin ferrochelatase family protein has product MLYPSSMTYYPILLKVENQKCLLIGAGEVGLRKLKSLLQCNPDEIRVVDTCDPSPEMLRIGEDPRVFIEKRAFDPSDLDEMFMVFACTSNAGVNKMIADLCLQKKILCNIADYPEGSNFIVPSVIRQGDLTLAVSTGGNSPAFTKKIRSDLQGIFGDHYAKFLTLMGRLRPMVLDLGEETSQNTALFRHLVASPILDELEAGNLSRVNELLAEILPDELVSHIPELTDDFI; this is encoded by the coding sequence TTGCTATACCCAAGCTCTATGACGTACTACCCTATTTTACTTAAAGTGGAAAATCAGAAATGTCTGCTTATCGGTGCAGGAGAAGTCGGGCTTCGCAAGCTTAAATCTCTTTTGCAGTGTAATCCAGATGAAATCAGAGTTGTTGACACTTGCGACCCTTCTCCTGAAATGCTGCGCATTGGGGAAGATCCTCGTGTTTTCATAGAAAAACGTGCATTTGATCCTTCTGATTTAGATGAAATGTTTATGGTATTCGCCTGCACCAGCAATGCAGGTGTAAACAAGATGATTGCGGATCTTTGTCTGCAAAAAAAAATTCTGTGTAATATTGCGGACTACCCTGAAGGTAGCAACTTTATCGTTCCATCGGTAATAAGGCAGGGAGATCTTACTCTTGCTGTATCTACAGGTGGCAACAGCCCTGCATTTACAAAAAAAATACGCAGTGATCTACAAGGTATTTTCGGTGATCACTACGCAAAATTTCTTACTTTAATGGGAAGATTACGACCTATGGTCCTTGACCTTGGCGAGGAAACAAGCCAAAACACGGCTTTGTTCAGACATCTTGTTGCGTCTCCGATTTTAGATGAACTGGAAGCAGGAAATTTAAGCCGTGTTAATGAATTATTGGCTGAAATCCTGCCGGATGAACTTGTTTCACACATTCCGGAGTTAACTGATGACTTTATTTGA
- the mgtE gene encoding magnesium transporter, which produces MRKEKGIPEHLRKWQEHGKGLGGEVDQRVIDAMHPADAADHIEELGLEEQVKFIKQLPIRDAADSIAEMERYDQRELIERLNIGMSARILEYMSPDDAADILEELDDDLRESLLRQIKAEDREEISTLLTFDPDTAGGVMNTEVAILLEDLTVDQAITSIRAEVEDKSIPYYAYLVDRRNHLTGAVSLRDLLVARPGKKIKELIHNQHLISVTYEVDKEEVARLIGHYNFLAMPVTDFDHRLLGVVTVDDVIDILNEEASEDMQSMVGAGTDETIDSPWAYSVKKRLPWLVLNVANSAISAWVVHLFEGNIAKMAILAVLMPIVANQAGNTGQQALAVMIRQFATEKFDRVKSWTAVFRELKIGLVNGFCVALLVLFAVYMFTQNAPLAMVMSGALFLDMIIGAVVGGAIPIILKEFGRDPAQASSIFLTTITDSLGFFSLLGLAGIFLL; this is translated from the coding sequence ATGCGAAAGGAAAAAGGAATACCTGAACACCTCAGGAAATGGCAGGAACACGGCAAAGGACTCGGCGGTGAAGTAGACCAACGGGTTATAGATGCAATGCATCCTGCGGATGCTGCTGACCATATCGAAGAATTAGGGCTGGAAGAACAGGTCAAGTTCATTAAACAGCTTCCAATTCGCGATGCCGCTGACTCTATTGCTGAGATGGAAAGATATGATCAGCGTGAATTGATCGAAAGGCTTAACATCGGTATGTCTGCGCGTATTTTGGAGTATATGTCTCCAGATGATGCGGCAGATATTCTTGAAGAGCTCGATGATGATTTACGTGAAAGTTTGTTGCGTCAAATAAAAGCAGAAGACAGAGAAGAAATTTCAACGCTGCTTACTTTTGACCCTGATACCGCCGGTGGTGTTATGAACACTGAGGTGGCAATTCTTCTTGAAGATCTTACTGTCGATCAGGCAATTACCTCTATCAGGGCGGAAGTTGAAGATAAAAGTATTCCTTATTATGCATACCTTGTTGACCGAAGAAATCATCTGACCGGAGCAGTTTCCTTACGTGATCTTCTTGTTGCCCGTCCCGGTAAAAAAATTAAAGAACTTATTCATAATCAGCATTTAATTTCGGTTACTTATGAAGTTGATAAGGAAGAAGTTGCCAGACTTATAGGGCATTATAATTTTCTTGCAATGCCTGTTACAGATTTTGACCATAGATTACTTGGCGTTGTTACTGTTGATGATGTTATTGACATTCTCAATGAAGAAGCCAGTGAAGACATGCAGTCAATGGTTGGTGCCGGTACTGATGAAACTATTGATTCACCATGGGCTTATTCGGTTAAAAAACGTCTTCCTTGGCTTGTTTTAAACGTTGCAAACTCGGCTATTTCTGCTTGGGTTGTGCATCTGTTTGAAGGAAATATTGCAAAAATGGCTATTTTGGCTGTTTTGATGCCGATTGTTGCAAATCAGGCAGGTAATACAGGGCAGCAGGCTCTTGCTGTTATGATAAGGCAATTTGCAACCGAAAAATTTGATCGTGTAAAATCTTGGACCGCAGTTTTCCGTGAACTTAAAATCGGCCTTGTGAATGGTTTCTGCGTCGCTTTGCTGGTTCTTTTTGCAGTTTACATGTTTACGCAAAATGCACCACTTGCAATGGTAATGTCCGGGGCATTGTTTCTTGATATGATAATAGGAGCGGTCGTCGGTGGAGCTATCCCGATCATTCTTAAAGAATTCGGCCGCGATCCTGCGCAGGCGTCTTCGATATTTCTTACGACAATTACCGACAGTTTAGGCTTTTTTTCATTACTCGGTCTAGCCGGTATCTTTTTACTCTAA
- the nadC gene encoding carboxylating nicotinate-nucleotide diphosphorylase yields the protein MTDNTFDTFFQAEAKLFLLATIRIALSEDGPDLTSQGLFEPEDLANAQIIAKEETIVAGLPLIPLILEFTDKEKVCKVHLNVDEGDRVSAGTMIAAIQGPAALLLKAERVILNFVSHLSGIATLTNKYVQALDHCETILLDTRKTIPGLRYPEKYAVLIGGAKNHRLNLVEMLMLKDNHIDRAGSITLAVEKLRRKYEPCPPIEVECRTQQEVDEAVSCNVERIMLDNMTFDEAKAAIETIPDSIETEISGNVTLETIAHLAEAGPDYISVGRITHSAKCSDMSMQIYSI from the coding sequence ATGACTGATAATACATTTGATACATTTTTTCAGGCTGAAGCAAAACTCTTCCTTTTAGCAACAATTAGAATAGCACTTAGTGAAGATGGACCGGATCTGACTTCACAGGGGTTATTTGAACCTGAAGATCTGGCGAATGCTCAGATCATTGCGAAAGAAGAAACAATTGTTGCCGGACTTCCGCTCATACCTCTCATACTTGAATTCACGGACAAAGAAAAAGTCTGCAAAGTTCATTTAAATGTTGATGAGGGAGATAGAGTCTCTGCCGGAACAATGATTGCGGCTATCCAAGGTCCTGCTGCTCTACTCCTCAAAGCCGAAAGAGTCATTCTTAATTTTGTTTCCCACCTATCCGGGATTGCGACTCTTACCAATAAATATGTTCAGGCGCTTGACCATTGTGAAACAATTTTGCTGGACACAAGAAAAACTATTCCTGGTCTTCGCTATCCTGAGAAATATGCGGTTCTGATTGGCGGCGCGAAAAATCATCGTTTAAATCTTGTTGAAATGTTGATGCTGAAAGACAATCATATAGATAGAGCCGGTTCCATCACGCTTGCAGTTGAAAAACTCCGCCGTAAATATGAACCATGCCCTCCAATTGAAGTTGAATGCCGCACGCAGCAGGAAGTTGATGAAGCTGTATCTTGCAATGTTGAGCGTATCATGCTTGATAATATGACTTTTGATGAAGCAAAAGCTGCCATAGAAACTATTCCGGATTCTATTGAAACTGAAATAAGTGGAAATGTAACTCTTGAAACAATTGCGCATCTGGCGGAAGCTGGACCGGACTATATTTCTGTTGGAAGAATCACGCATTCTGCAAAATGTTCAGACATGAGCATGCAAATATATTCAATCTAA
- the nadB gene encoding L-aspartate oxidase, whose product MQDNRMKTDVLIIGAGISGCISALTLAEKGIEVTLLTQGEDLFTGNTRLAQGGIVYTGPGDSPKVLEKDILTAGWNYNNIKAIRTLTKNAPEALKHLLMDKYPVPFAHSDGEYSLTREGGHAVPRILYCADHTGYSIMEVLAKAVENTPNITICTQRTAVDLLTNHHHARQTDFKYCLSNKCLGAYVYNEAIDAVETILADYTILATGGLGQIFLHTTNSTGSIGSGVAMATRAKVRVINSEMVQFHPTAFYQGTRSRASRRFLISEAVRGEGAKLVNCYGEAFMPRYDPRADLAPRDIVTRSIQEEMLRTGEECVYLDAANFVKHDLKERFPTIYGTCAEAGTDITKSPIPVVPAAHYFCGGVLVDEKGRTTLDRLYAVGECSCTGLHGGNRLASTSLLEGMFWGFEAGKDIGAKVSSKTSISKKLMNAIPDWENSGTNENEDPALIAQDWMLIRSIMWNYVGITRSTARLSRAMYDLQNLNRDLRSFYKRTPVSRPIVDLFHGCQAALSVTAAAVKNKESIGCHYRVD is encoded by the coding sequence ATGCAAGATAACCGTATGAAAACTGATGTTTTAATTATCGGAGCAGGAATATCCGGTTGCATATCAGCTTTAACTCTAGCGGAAAAAGGTATCGAAGTTACACTGTTAACTCAGGGTGAAGACCTTTTCACCGGTAACACAAGACTCGCGCAAGGAGGTATTGTATATACCGGTCCCGGCGATTCTCCTAAAGTTCTTGAAAAAGACATTCTGACCGCAGGCTGGAACTATAATAACATCAAAGCAATCCGTACCTTGACAAAAAATGCTCCGGAAGCTTTGAAGCATCTGCTTATGGATAAATATCCTGTGCCTTTTGCTCACAGTGATGGTGAATACAGCCTGACGCGTGAAGGTGGTCACGCTGTCCCGCGCATACTCTACTGCGCTGATCATACTGGATATTCTATAATGGAAGTCCTTGCAAAAGCGGTAGAAAACACTCCTAATATTACTATCTGCACTCAGCGAACTGCTGTTGACCTTTTGACCAACCATCACCATGCAAGACAAACAGATTTTAAATATTGCCTAAGCAATAAATGCCTTGGAGCGTATGTTTATAATGAAGCGATAGATGCAGTAGAAACAATACTGGCCGATTATACCATATTAGCAACAGGCGGTCTCGGTCAGATCTTTTTACATACGACTAACTCTACCGGTTCAATAGGGTCCGGTGTAGCAATGGCTACCCGCGCAAAAGTCAGAGTAATAAATTCAGAAATGGTTCAATTTCATCCAACAGCCTTTTATCAGGGCACACGCTCAAGAGCGAGCCGTAGATTTTTGATCTCTGAAGCAGTCCGCGGCGAGGGAGCCAAACTGGTCAACTGTTATGGTGAGGCATTTATGCCGCGCTATGATCCTAGAGCAGACCTTGCACCGCGTGACATCGTAACCCGTTCAATTCAGGAAGAAATGCTCAGAACCGGAGAAGAATGCGTTTATCTTGATGCTGCAAACTTTGTTAAGCATGATTTAAAAGAGAGATTTCCTACAATTTACGGAACTTGCGCTGAAGCTGGTACTGATATTACCAAGTCACCTATTCCCGTTGTTCCAGCTGCCCACTACTTCTGCGGGGGTGTTCTTGTAGACGAAAAAGGAAGAACAACCTTAGACAGATTATACGCAGTCGGAGAATGTTCCTGCACAGGACTGCACGGTGGAAACAGGCTTGCATCAACATCACTGCTCGAAGGAATGTTCTGGGGTTTTGAAGCTGGTAAAGATATAGGCGCAAAGGTTTCAAGCAAAACATCTATCAGCAAAAAATTGATGAATGCAATCCCGGACTGGGAAAATTCCGGTACAAATGAAAATGAAGATCCGGCTTTGATTGCTCAGGACTGGATGTTAATTCGGAGTATCATGTGGAATTATGTCGGAATAACAAGATCAACAGCACGTCTAAGCCGCGCAATGTACGACCTGCAAAATCTTAACAGAGACTTGAGATCCTTTTACAAAAGGACCCCTGTCAGTCGTCCGATTGTTGATTTATTCCATGGCTGCCAGGCCGCGCTTTCTGTCACCGCAGCAGCGGTAAAAAACAAAGAAAGTATAGGCTGCCACTATAGAGTTGATTAA
- the nadA gene encoding quinolinate synthase NadA, which produces MYSKTISDLRAKFGKNLAILGHHYQADEIIRHTDLKGDSLELARQIEKLDAEYIVFCGVHFMAESAAIVRKDNQKVYIPDSSAGCVMANMAPAELVDTVLSKILNETGRKIIPLAYVNTPAAVKAVCGKHGGSVCTSANAEKMLKWALERGDGVLFLPDKNLALNTADKLGIPEEKRLILDIRNKGANFDTKETMDKQLLIWPGLCAIHQRFKLSQIEKLRQEHPGAKVIVHPECPPELVKAADGNGSTSYLIKYVTEAPLGSTIIVGTETNLVNRLAKRFHDKNIIPLSVSFCSNMAKITEQKLAELLKNIETAKFEDVSDDIRIPAKVALERMLKVCA; this is translated from the coding sequence ATGTATTCCAAAACTATCAGCGATTTAAGGGCGAAGTTCGGAAAAAATCTGGCAATTCTCGGGCATCATTATCAGGCTGATGAAATAATCAGACACACTGATCTAAAAGGTGATTCACTTGAGCTGGCTAGACAGATTGAAAAACTTGATGCCGAATACATTGTTTTTTGCGGTGTACATTTCATGGCTGAATCTGCGGCCATAGTCCGTAAAGATAATCAAAAAGTATACATACCGGACTCTTCAGCGGGATGCGTAATGGCGAATATGGCCCCCGCGGAACTGGTCGACACTGTTTTATCCAAAATACTTAACGAAACCGGACGGAAGATTATTCCGCTTGCTTATGTTAACACTCCCGCAGCCGTAAAAGCCGTTTGCGGTAAACATGGCGGATCGGTCTGCACCTCTGCAAATGCCGAAAAAATGCTGAAATGGGCACTTGAAAGAGGTGACGGGGTTCTTTTTCTTCCTGATAAAAATCTTGCCCTGAATACAGCGGACAAACTTGGCATTCCAGAGGAAAAAAGATTAATTTTAGATATTCGGAATAAAGGCGCAAATTTTGATACTAAAGAGACTATGGATAAGCAGCTTTTAATATGGCCGGGTCTCTGTGCAATCCACCAAAGATTTAAACTTTCTCAAATTGAAAAACTTCGTCAGGAACATCCGGGCGCAAAAGTTATTGTGCATCCTGAATGTCCTCCGGAACTGGTTAAGGCGGCCGACGGTAACGGTTCGACCTCCTATCTCATAAAGTATGTAACCGAAGCTCCACTCGGTTCAACTATAATTGTCGGAACTGAAACCAATTTGGTAAACAGATTGGCTAAACGGTTTCATGACAAAAACATCATTCCTTTAAGTGTGAGTTTTTGCAGTAATATGGCCAAAATTACTGAACAGAAACTTGCCGAACTTCTCAAGAATATTGAGACTGCAAAATTTGAAGACGTTTCAGACGACATCAGAATTCCTGCCAAAGTTGCCCTTGAAAGGATGCTTAAGGTCTGCGCGTGA
- the hemA gene encoding glutamyl-tRNA reductase, which translates to MDQNIYLIGLNHKSAGVDVRERYALTNIDEFENGLLDMGIREVMALSTCNRVEILVVCSEEFTENEILAYWADKCCGSKIDLEPNTYCYKNLKAVNHLFRVASSLDSMIVGEPQILGQLKKSYRKAVEAGAARVIINRLLHKSFFVAKRVRTETSIASSAVSISYAAVELAKKIFGELKGQKAMLIGAGEMAELAATHLLKSGVEKIRITNRTFARAEELAETMNGEAVPFENLYDCLSDTDIIISSTGAPYAVIKAKDMKAVIKKRKSKPMFFIDIAVPRDIDPDVNGLDNVYLYDIDDLKDVVEENMSQREDEAVKASSIVESETLSFGNWLNSLDLQPTIVDLFDRSENVARKELAKTLKRLGNIDDETRDAIETMALSIGKKLVHEPVIFLKRRTEEEGAAERFIDLARRMFNLDNDTIPPDAHCKRKKSKD; encoded by the coding sequence ATGGACCAAAATATTTACCTTATTGGGCTCAACCACAAATCTGCAGGTGTTGATGTCCGTGAACGCTACGCACTGACCAATATTGATGAGTTTGAAAATGGACTCCTTGATATGGGAATTCGCGAGGTCATGGCTCTTTCCACTTGTAATAGAGTTGAAATCCTTGTCGTATGTTCAGAAGAATTCACTGAAAATGAAATCCTCGCATACTGGGCTGACAAATGCTGCGGTTCAAAAATTGACCTCGAACCAAACACATATTGTTATAAAAATTTAAAAGCAGTTAATCACCTGTTCAGAGTTGCCAGCAGTCTTGATTCAATGATCGTCGGCGAACCGCAAATTCTCGGACAGCTTAAAAAATCATATCGAAAAGCTGTTGAAGCCGGAGCCGCCAGAGTCATAATCAACAGACTCCTGCATAAGTCTTTTTTTGTGGCTAAAAGAGTACGCACAGAAACATCAATTGCTTCAAGCGCAGTATCAATAAGTTACGCAGCGGTTGAACTTGCCAAGAAGATTTTCGGCGAACTCAAAGGACAAAAAGCCATGCTTATCGGAGCTGGCGAAATGGCAGAATTAGCTGCAACTCACCTGCTTAAAAGCGGTGTCGAAAAGATCCGCATCACCAATAGAACCTTTGCCAGAGCTGAAGAACTTGCAGAAACTATGAACGGTGAAGCTGTGCCGTTTGAAAATCTTTACGACTGTCTAAGCGATACTGACATCATCATAAGTTCCACAGGAGCCCCGTATGCTGTCATTAAAGCTAAGGACATGAAAGCGGTAATCAAAAAACGTAAGTCTAAACCTATGTTCTTTATTGATATTGCCGTTCCGCGTGACATAGATCCTGATGTTAATGGCCTCGACAACGTTTATCTTTACGATATTGATGATCTTAAAGATGTTGTTGAAGAAAACATGTCTCAGCGTGAAGATGAAGCAGTCAAAGCAAGCTCCATTGTTGAATCGGAAACGCTCTCTTTCGGCAACTGGCTGAATTCTCTTGATCTGCAACCAACCATTGTTGATCTCTTCGATCGCAGTGAAAATGTAGCCAGAAAAGAATTAGCCAAGACTTTAAAAAGACTTGGAAATATAGATGACGAAACACGTGATGCGATTGAAACCATGGCCCTTTCAATCGGCAAAAAACTTGTTCATGAACCTGTTATATTTTTAAAACGCAGAACAGAAGAAGAAGGCGCGGCTGAAAGATTTATTGATTTAGCACGGCGCATGTTTAATCTTGATAATGATACAATTCCACCTGATGCTCACTGTAAACGCAAGAAATCAAAAGATTAA